The Budorcas taxicolor isolate Tak-1 chromosome 18, Takin1.1, whole genome shotgun sequence genome window below encodes:
- the CDH1 gene encoding cadherin-1: MGPRCRNLSALLLLLQVSSWLCQEPEPCVPGFGAESYTFTVPRRNLERGRVLGRVSFEGCAGLPRTVYVSDDTRFKVHTDGLVTVKRPVHLHRPELSFLVHAWDSTHRKLSTKVTLTVSAHHHHHHRHHDSLSGTQTEVLTFPGSHHGLRRQKRDWVIPPISCPENEKGPFPKSLVQIKSNKEKETQVFYSITGQGADTPPVGVFIIERETGWLKVTQPLDREHIAKYILFSHAVSSNGQAIEEPMEIVITVTDQNDNKPQFTQEVFKGSVLEGALPGTSVMQVTATDIDDDVNTHNAAIGYKILAQEPMLPHNKMFTINKETGVISVLTTGLDRESFPTYTLMVQAADLNGEGLSTTATAVITVLDANDNAPRFDPTTYMGSVPENEANVAITTLTVTDADVPNTPAWEAVYTVLNDNEKQFIVITDPVTNEGTLKTAKGLDFEVKQQYILYVAVTNVAPFEVTLPTSTATVTVDVIDVNEAPIFVPPQKKVEVPEDFGVGLEITSYTAREPDTFMEQKITYRIWRDAANWLEINPETGVISTRAELDREDVEHVRNSTYTALITATDDGSPPATGTGTLLLFLDDVNDNGPVPEPRAMDFCQRNPEPHIINIMDPDLPPNTSPFTAELTHGASVNWTIEYNDQERESLILKPKKTLEVGDHKINLKLMDNQNKDQVTTLDVHVCDCDGIVSNCRRATAYAEAGLQVPAILGILGGVLAFLILILLLLLLVRRRRVVKEPLLPPEDDTRDNVYYYDEEGGGEEDQDFDLSQLHRGLDARPEVTRNDVAPTLMSVPQYRPRPANPDEIGNFIDENLKAADSDPTAPPYDSLLVFDYEGSGSEAASLSSLNSSESDQDQDYDYLNEWGNRFKKLADMYGGGEDD, encoded by the exons TGAGTTTTGAAGGATGTGCTGGCCTACCAAGGACAGTCTATGTTTCTGACGACACCCGATTCAAAGTGCACACAGATGGCCTGGTTACAGTCAAACGGCCTGTACACCTTCATCGTCCAGAGCTAAGTTTTCTTGTCCATGCCTGGGACTCCACCCACAGGAAGCTCTCCACCAAAGTGACACTGACGGTATCAgcgcaccaccatcaccaccaccgtcaTCAT GACTCTCTCTCTGGAACCCAGACGGAAGTGCTCACATTTCCTGGCTCCCACCATGGTCTCCGGAGACAGAAGAGAGACTGGGTCATTCCTCCCATCAGCTGCCCAGAAAATGAGAAAGGCCCATTTCCTAAGTCGCTGGTCCAG ATCAAATCTAACAAGGAGAAAGAAACCCAAGTTTTCTACAGCATCACTGGCCAAGGAGCTGACACACCCCCTGTCGGTGTTTTTATTATTGAAAGAGAAACAGGATGGTTAAAAGTGACACAGCCTCTGGATAGAGAACACATTGCCAAGTACATT CTCTTCTCTCATGCTGTGTCTTCCAATGGACAAGCCATTGAAGAGCCTATGGAGATCGTGATCACGGTGACCGATCAGAATGACAACAAGCCCCAGTTCACCCAGGAGGTCTTCAAGGGGTCTGTCCTGGAAGGCGCTCTTCCAG GAACCTCTGTGATGCAGGTCACGGCCACAGATATAGATGACGACGTAAACACCCACAATGCTGCCATCGGTTACAAAATCCTAGCCCAAGAGCCCATGCTGCCGCACAACAAAATGTTCACCATCAACAAGGAAACAGGCGTCATCAGTGTGCTCACCACCGGGCTGGACCGTGAG AGTTTTCCCACATACACCCTGATGGTCCAAGCAGCAGACCTTAATGGCGAAGGCTTGAGCACAACTGCAACGGCCGTGATCACAGTCCTGGATGCCAATGATAATGCTCCCAGATTCGACCCGACCACG TACATGGGGTCAGTGCCTGAGAACGAGGCTAACGTGGCCATCACCACACTCACAGTGACCGATGCCGACGTTCCCAACACCCCGGCATGGGAGGCTGTTTACACAGTATTAAACGATAACGAGAAGCAATTTATCGTCATCACAGACCCAGTCACCAATGAAGGCACTCTGAAAACAGCTAAG GGCTTGGATTTCGAGGTCAAGCAGCAGTACATCCTGTACGTGGCAGTGACTAATGTGGCCCCCTTTGAAGTCACTCTCCCCACTTCCACAGCCACTGTCACTGTGGATGTGATCGATGTGAATGAAGCCCCCATCTTTGTGCCTCCTCAAAAGAAAGTGGAAGTGCCCGAGGACTTTGGCGTGGGCCTGGAGATCACATCCTATACCGCCCGGGAGCCAGACACATTTATGGAACAGAAGATCAC ATATCGGATTTGGAGGGACGCTGCCAACTGGCTGGAGATTAATCCGGAAACGGGTGTCATTTCCACTCGGGCTGAGTTGGACAGAGAGGATGTCGAGCATGTGAGGAACAGCACGTACACGGCGCTCATCACAGCCACTGACGATG GTTCTCCACCTGCCACTGGGACAGGCACCCTGCTCCTGTTCCTCGATGATGTGAATGACAATGGCCCCGTACCAGAACCCCGGGCCATGGACTTCTGCCAGAGGAATCCCGAGCCTCATATCATCAACATCATGGATCCTGATCTCCCCCCGAACACCTCCCCCTTCACAGCAGAACTGACACATGGGGCGAGTGTCAACTGGACCATTGAGTACAATGACCAAG AACGTGAGTCTctgattttgaagccaaagaaAACCTTAGAGGTGGGTGACCACAAAATCAATCTCAAGCTCATGGACAACCAGAACAAAGACCAGGTGACTACACTTGATGTGCACGTGTGTGACTGTGATGGGATCGTCAGCAACTGCAGGAGGGCCACGGCCTATGCCGAAGCAGGATTGCAAGTTCCCGCCATCCTGGGGATCCTCGGAGGCGTCCTTGCTTTTCTGA TCCTTATTCTGCTGCTTCTACTACTTGTTCGGAGGAGAAGGGTGGTCAAAGAGCCCTTACTGCCCCCAGAAGATGACACCCGGGACAATGTGTATTACTATGATGAAGAAGGAGGTGGAGAAGAAGACCAG GACTTTGACTTGAGCCAGTTACATAGGGGCCTGGATGCTCGTCCTGAAGTGACTCGCAATGACGTGGCACCAACCCTCATGAGTGTGCCCCAGTACCGACCCCGCCCTGCCAATCCTGATGAAATTGGAAACTTTATTGATGAA AACCTGAAGGCAGCTGATAGTGACCCCACTGCCCCACCCTATGACTCTCTGCTGGTGTTTGATTATGAAGGAAGTGGTTCCGAAGCTGCTAGTCTGAGCTCCCTGAACTCCTCAGAGTCAGACCAAGACCAGGACTATGACTACCTGAATGAATGGGGCAATCGCTTCAAGAAGCTGGCGGACATGTATGGAGGCGGCGAGGATGACTAA